Proteins co-encoded in one Syntrophorhabdus sp. genomic window:
- a CDS encoding TatD family hydrolase, with amino-acid sequence MTHPPDRTILIDTHCHLNDPSFADSLDDVLDRARRAGVVRFIIPAYDRVSLPRTLELARLYPGVVFPAFGVHPWYLEDGALDELGGYLDAEETVAVGEIGLDLAPGMAPVEVQERAFVAQLDMAAGRGLPVLVHCRKAHERMLDILRDYRGRVTVVLHSFSGSAEVMERFLEIGCYVSFSGSVTRERAKKYHRCARLVPAERFLLETDAPSIATQTTVASLVEPLHTREVAVKVAELRGVSLEEVCRISTESACRLFGLERMERER; translated from the coding sequence ATGACCCATCCCCCTGACAGGACCATTCTCATCGACACCCATTGCCACCTCAACGATCCGTCCTTTGCAGACTCGCTCGACGACGTCCTTGACCGCGCCCGGCGCGCGGGTGTCGTGCGGTTCATCATCCCCGCCTACGACCGTGTTTCTTTGCCCCGGACGCTTGAGCTTGCGCGGCTTTACCCGGGGGTTGTCTTTCCGGCCTTTGGCGTCCATCCGTGGTACCTGGAGGACGGGGCTTTGGATGAGCTGGGGGGTTATCTGGATGCGGAGGAGACCGTGGCGGTCGGCGAGATCGGGCTTGATCTCGCGCCGGGGATGGCGCCGGTGGAGGTGCAGGAGCGGGCCTTTGTCGCGCAGCTCGATATGGCGGCCGGTAGGGGGCTGCCGGTGCTTGTTCACTGCAGGAAGGCACATGAGAGGATGCTGGACATCCTGAGAGATTACAGGGGGAGGGTGACGGTGGTGCTGCATTCCTTTTCGGGGAGCGCGGAGGTGATGGAGAGGTTTCTGGAGATCGGGTGTTACGTCTCCTTTTCCGGTTCCGTGACTCGGGAGAGGGCGAAGAAGTACCATCGCTGCGCACGGCTCGTGCCGGCGGAGCGGTTTCTCCTCGAGACCGACGCCCCTTCCATCGCGACGCAGACGACGGTGGCCTCCCTGGTTGAGCCTTTGCACACCCGTGAGGTTGCCGTGAAGGTAGCCGAGCTGAGGGGTGTCTCCCTGGAAGAGGTGTGCCGTATATCCACGGAAAGCGCGTGCAGGCTCTTCGGGTTGGAAAGGATGGAAAGAGAAAGATGA
- a CDS encoding tRNA threonylcarbamoyladenosine dehydratase: protein MTSPEEYFSRSIMLYGREGFEVLGKSTVAVVGLGGVGSWAAEALCRAGVGGLRLIDCDTVKATDVNRQLIALRTNEGVRKVDAAEERLRQVNPEARLDPRHAFFHHDTADELLGGDIDFVIDAIDSMNPKAELISQCIGRSLPIVSALGAASRTDPMKVRLGLLTETEVCPLARTLRRYLRNRNVTTDIPVVYSTERPIRPHPDGPAASRETTGAHVRGRARESLPSLPTLPAIFGLVAANHVIMELVKEVAGHTSQVTG from the coding sequence ATGACGTCGCCGGAGGAGTATTTTTCCCGGAGCATCATGCTCTACGGGCGGGAAGGTTTCGAGGTGCTCGGGAAGAGCACCGTTGCGGTTGTGGGGCTGGGAGGCGTCGGCTCCTGGGCTGCCGAGGCCCTGTGCCGGGCGGGTGTTGGGGGGTTGCGACTCATCGATTGCGATACCGTCAAGGCAACGGACGTGAACCGGCAGCTCATCGCCTTAAGGACGAACGAGGGTGTCCGGAAGGTGGACGCGGCGGAAGAGCGCCTCCGGCAGGTGAACCCCGAAGCGCGCCTCGATCCCCGCCATGCCTTCTTCCATCACGACACCGCCGACGAACTCCTCGGAGGGGACATCGACTTCGTGATAGATGCCATCGACAGCATGAACCCGAAGGCGGAGCTCATCAGCCAGTGTATCGGGCGCTCGTTACCGATCGTCTCCGCGCTGGGGGCCGCCAGCAGGACGGACCCCATGAAGGTGCGCCTGGGGCTGCTCACCGAAACCGAGGTGTGCCCCCTTGCCCGGACGCTGAGGCGCTACCTGAGAAACCGGAATGTCACGACGGATATCCCCGTCGTCTATTCGACGGAGAGGCCCATCCGTCCCCATCCGGACGGTCCGGCCGCGTCCCGCGAGACGACGGGTGCCCACGTAAGGGGAAGGGCGCGCGAATCCCTGCCCAGCCTGCCGACCCTCCCGGCCATCTTCGGCCTCGTCGCGGCGAACCATGTCATTATGGAACTGGTAAAAGAGGTCGCAGGTCACACGTCGCAGGTCACAGGTTGA
- a CDS encoding response regulator, whose amino-acid sequence MIMVSAVLTALFPVPGGASPLTDEWTTFLSSLSPSAGQFLLTAPGGFFEFCEKWCAILGGNAPDEGDARHIVSALRIAAGLVLFLLLWTWILIRYARRRRKQLKTLNERYRLLLENTLEGVMVIVAGKATFMNERASQITGFSPHEITPRALSEITGSQDSDTIKEAHRRIMRSEIGSLRLPVRITCKNGETKWVYNCWVGITWKGTPGILCIFSDITESKKMEQQFLQAQKMEAIGQLAGGIAHDFNNILTAISGYGNLLRIKTDNDPALNRYARNILACSNRAANLVKGLLAFSRKQVNDPRPTDLHDVIKGAEKMLRRIIGEHIEFSVIFSKTSPVVLADSNQIIQVLINLATNARDAMPKGGKVTIRTETVENPDTSAAGENGERKDGRYALLSFEDTGEGMDESMIDKIFDPFFTTKEPGKASGLGLATIYGIVKQQKGFISVQTNIGSGTTFNIYLPLVDIPVDTRKAIRLAEHLRGTETILVCEDETDIRNFVREVLESNGYTVVEAKDGEEGIDAFNRYKDKVALVLLDVMMPKKSGKDVYDAILEINPMVKTIFMTGYSTDSLDKQGFGDSITPCIFKPIETDTLLTEIRRKLDEEKTVAGHTSQVTGKD is encoded by the coding sequence GTGATCATGGTATCGGCCGTTCTCACCGCCCTGTTTCCCGTTCCCGGCGGGGCGTCACCACTCACAGATGAATGGACCACCTTTTTGTCGTCCCTGAGCCCTTCCGCGGGACAGTTTCTCCTGACGGCTCCGGGGGGATTCTTCGAGTTCTGTGAGAAATGGTGCGCCATCCTGGGAGGAAACGCCCCTGACGAAGGAGATGCCCGGCACATCGTATCGGCCCTGCGCATCGCTGCAGGCCTCGTTCTCTTCCTCCTTCTGTGGACCTGGATACTCATCAGGTACGCGAGGCGGCGCAGGAAACAGTTGAAGACGCTTAACGAGCGCTACCGTCTCCTTCTTGAGAACACCCTGGAAGGCGTCATGGTCATCGTTGCCGGAAAGGCAACTTTCATGAATGAGAGGGCCTCACAGATCACCGGGTTCTCTCCTCATGAGATCACCCCCCGCGCCCTTTCGGAGATCACGGGTTCCCAGGACAGCGATACGATAAAGGAAGCCCATCGCAGGATCATGAGGTCCGAGATCGGGAGCCTCAGACTTCCCGTCAGGATAACCTGCAAGAACGGCGAAACAAAATGGGTATATAACTGCTGGGTCGGCATCACCTGGAAAGGCACGCCCGGCATCCTCTGCATCTTCTCGGACATAACGGAGAGCAAAAAGATGGAACAGCAATTCCTCCAGGCCCAGAAGATGGAGGCCATCGGGCAGCTTGCAGGAGGGATCGCCCACGATTTCAACAACATCCTCACCGCCATCAGTGGGTACGGAAACCTGCTCAGGATAAAGACCGACAACGATCCCGCCTTGAACAGGTATGCCCGGAACATCCTGGCCTGCTCCAATCGCGCGGCAAATCTGGTGAAGGGGCTTCTCGCCTTCAGCAGGAAGCAGGTGAACGACCCCCGCCCGACGGACCTTCACGACGTCATCAAGGGCGCGGAAAAGATGCTTCGCCGCATCATAGGAGAGCACATCGAGTTCTCCGTCATCTTTTCGAAGACAAGCCCCGTGGTCCTTGCCGACAGCAATCAGATAATACAGGTGCTCATCAACCTCGCGACGAACGCCCGCGATGCCATGCCCAAAGGGGGTAAAGTGACGATACGGACGGAGACGGTGGAGAATCCCGACACGTCTGCCGCCGGGGAGAACGGCGAAAGAAAGGACGGCCGCTATGCGCTCCTTTCCTTCGAGGACACCGGGGAAGGCATGGACGAGTCGATGATCGACAAGATCTTCGACCCCTTCTTCACGACCAAGGAACCGGGGAAGGCAAGCGGTCTCGGCCTTGCCACCATTTACGGGATCGTGAAACAGCAAAAGGGGTTCATCTCGGTCCAGACGAACATCGGCTCAGGCACGACCTTCAACATCTACCTGCCCCTCGTGGATATCCCCGTCGACACACGGAAGGCAATACGGCTGGCGGAGCATCTCAGGGGCACGGAAACGATCCTCGTCTGCGAGGACGAGACGGACATCAGGAACTTCGTCAGAGAGGTCCTCGAATCCAACGGGTACACCGTCGTCGAGGCAAAGGACGGCGAAGAGGGGATAGACGCCTTCAATCGTTACAAGGACAAGGTGGCACTCGTCCTCCTCGACGTGATGATGCCGAAGAAGAGCGGAAAGGACGTCTATGACGCCATACTCGAGATCAATCCCATGGTGAAGACGATCTTCATGACGGGATACTCCACGGACAGCCTGGACAAACAGGGGTTCGGTGATTCCATCACCCCCTGCATATTCAAACCCATCGAAACCGACACACTCCTCACCGAGATCCGAAGGAAATTGGACGAAGAAAAAACTGTCGCAGGTCACACGTCACAGGTCACAGGCAAAGACTAA
- a CDS encoding protease inhibitor I42 family protein, translated as MTRMFLLMPALLAVLCISACAGDQRTAGVLPEKTREFTDPLRTIQAAVGETFSIVLDSNPTTGYSWRRQDKAGNGVVAFTGSRFVPARTDLAGAGGREHMTFTATAPGTEQLTFHYLRPWEKNAEPARTAVFTVTVR; from the coding sequence GTGACCAGAATGTTCCTGCTGATGCCCGCCCTTCTGGCGGTCCTGTGCATCTCGGCATGCGCGGGGGATCAGAGAACGGCGGGTGTGCTTCCGGAAAAAACCAGGGAATTCACCGATCCTTTGCGGACGATACAGGCCGCGGTGGGCGAGACATTCTCCATCGTTCTCGACTCGAATCCCACAACGGGTTATAGCTGGCGGAGACAGGACAAAGCCGGAAACGGTGTCGTTGCCTTCACGGGCAGCAGGTTCGTGCCGGCCCGAACGGACCTCGCCGGGGCCGGCGGAAGGGAACACATGACCTTCACGGCCACGGCACCGGGAACGGAACAGTTGACCTTTCACTATCTCCGCCCCTGGGAAAAGAACGCCGAACCGGCAAGAACGGCGGTCTTCACCGTAACGGTACGGTGA
- a CDS encoding cytochrome c3 family protein yields the protein MDQTKKVFASWASSKYLDAHHGKKNVTCAGCHEKLPEPGDSVENDRCLACHGDMEKLAAKTEPKDFPDRNPHKSHLGTINCTVCHKAHAASKTYCLECHKNFNMKIPFGENGAGTKAATDKKAR from the coding sequence ATGGACCAGACGAAAAAGGTCTTTGCCTCCTGGGCCTCATCGAAATATCTCGACGCACACCACGGCAAGAAGAACGTCACCTGTGCCGGTTGCCATGAGAAACTGCCCGAGCCCGGCGACTCCGTCGAGAACGACCGGTGTCTCGCCTGTCATGGCGACATGGAAAAGCTCGCCGCGAAGACAGAACCCAAAGATTTTCCTGACAGGAACCCCCATAAGTCCCATCTCGGGACCATCAACTGTACCGTTTGCCACAAAGCCCACGCGGCATCGAAGACCTACTGCCTCGAGTGTCACAAGAATTTCAATATGAAGATACCTTTTGGCGAGAACGGGGCGGGAACAAAAGCGGCCACCGACAAAAAAGCGCGGTGA
- a CDS encoding benzoate-CoA ligase family protein, producing the protein MTAGAPLDFFNAADYFVDRNVRQGRGHKIAVYTEYRNYTYNDIQKMANKTANAFREVGITVDDRILVIMLDVPQFYAVFWGAMKIGAVPIPVNTMLTPEDYEYYLNDSRAKVLVVSEQLLPVLAQIKGDLLYLRDLVVISETKGAHIPFKQKYRHAPNTVKTEFTTKDDVGFWLYSSGSTGSPKGAIHSQYDMVVTSESFAKGVLGITEDDIVFSAARLFFSYGLGNGMYFPMSVGASAVLNAHAPSPENVFKHLEKFRPTIFFGVPTLYGQMLEYKAKEDKEKGIKKANPNDQHELSSVRICVSAGEALPVDIFERWKKRFGIEIIDGIGSTEMLHIFLSNRPGDIKPGSTGKPVPGYELKLVDENGQEVPRGDIGTLHVKGDSAAQQYWRKREKTRVTMQGEWVNTGDKYYMDEEGYYWCAGRADDMLKVGGIWVSPIEVENTLSQHPAVLECAVVGAPDAKNLVKPKAFVILRNGYKKTDELKEELKKWVLDRQAKFKYPRWVEFVDELPKSATGKIQRFRLR; encoded by the coding sequence ATGACAGCTGGAGCACCACTTGACTTTTTCAACGCAGCCGATTATTTCGTGGACCGCAACGTCCGCCAGGGACGGGGTCATAAGATAGCCGTTTACACGGAATACCGGAACTACACTTACAACGACATCCAGAAGATGGCCAACAAGACAGCGAACGCCTTCCGCGAGGTCGGCATAACCGTAGACGACCGCATCCTGGTGATCATGCTCGACGTGCCGCAGTTCTACGCCGTTTTCTGGGGCGCCATGAAGATCGGCGCCGTCCCCATTCCCGTCAACACCATGCTGACACCCGAGGACTACGAGTACTACCTCAACGACAGCCGCGCCAAGGTCCTCGTCGTCTCCGAGCAGCTCCTGCCCGTCCTCGCGCAGATCAAGGGCGATCTCCTGTACCTGCGTGACCTCGTCGTCATATCCGAGACGAAAGGGGCCCACATTCCCTTCAAGCAGAAATACCGCCATGCTCCCAACACGGTGAAAACGGAGTTCACCACGAAGGATGACGTTGGTTTCTGGCTCTACAGCTCGGGCTCGACGGGCTCGCCAAAGGGGGCCATCCACTCCCAGTACGACATGGTGGTCACCTCCGAGTCCTTCGCCAAGGGCGTACTCGGCATCACCGAGGACGACATTGTCTTCTCGGCCGCACGGCTCTTCTTCTCCTACGGTCTCGGCAACGGTATGTATTTCCCCATGTCCGTCGGCGCCTCGGCCGTGCTCAACGCGCACGCCCCTTCGCCCGAGAACGTCTTCAAGCACCTCGAGAAATTCCGTCCCACCATCTTCTTCGGCGTCCCCACGCTCTACGGGCAGATGCTGGAGTACAAGGCCAAAGAAGACAAGGAAAAAGGCATCAAGAAGGCGAATCCCAACGACCAGCACGAACTCTCGTCGGTCAGGATCTGCGTGTCCGCCGGTGAGGCATTGCCCGTGGACATCTTCGAGCGCTGGAAAAAGCGCTTCGGCATCGAGATCATCGACGGCATCGGCTCCACGGAGATGCTCCACATATTCCTCTCCAACAGGCCCGGCGACATCAAGCCGGGGTCCACGGGAAAACCCGTTCCCGGCTACGAACTGAAACTCGTCGACGAGAACGGCCAGGAAGTCCCCCGGGGCGATATAGGTACCCTGCACGTCAAGGGCGACAGCGCCGCCCAGCAATACTGGCGCAAGCGCGAAAAAACGCGGGTCACCATGCAGGGAGAATGGGTCAATACGGGCGATAAGTATTACATGGACGAGGAAGGCTATTACTGGTGCGCCGGACGCGCCGATGACATGCTCAAGGTGGGCGGCATCTGGGTGTCCCCCATCGAGGTGGAGAACACCCTGAGCCAGCACCCGGCTGTTCTGGAATGCGCCGTCGTCGGGGCCCCCGACGCGAAGAACCTTGTCAAGCCCAAGGCCTTCGTCATACTGAGGAACGGGTACAAGAAAACCGACGAATTGAAGGAAGAATTGAAGAAATGGGTCCTCGACAGGCAGGCAAAGTTCAAGTACCCCCGCTGGGTCGAATTCGTCGACGAGCTTCCGAAGAGCGCGACGGGCAAGATACAGCGGTTCAGGTTGAGATAA
- a CDS encoding SpoIIE family protein phosphatase: MKAVPDEPRKYIEATNAQAAKKPGGICGDYITTERTAEATTVIVADGIGTGIKARVAAVMCASRLMELIRVGFTLREACQKVVETMHAARTMDIPFSAFSVCRVLVSGHATVVSYEIPSPILINNRLAAYLPKQRVFPMGLEMVGEVNCMLEYGDSVVMVSDGVSQAGLGQQYRMGWGIQGACDFINGLLAQGTLMKDIPGRIVANVRDISGATYGDDTTCSLLLCREARVLNILTGPPARKMDDARVVREFMDTKGMRIVCGSSTAEIVARNLGVPVEMKNMSNAYHKPPSYDIKGVDYATEGAITLNQVYNILGEAPEKLEPDSSVSDLYRFFHASDTINFLVGTAANPGHEHIVFRQMGVYPRDVIVRLLADKLRSMGKLVNIIYL; this comes from the coding sequence ATGAAAGCAGTACCCGATGAACCGAGAAAGTACATCGAAGCGACGAACGCCCAGGCGGCAAAGAAGCCGGGCGGCATATGCGGAGATTACATAACAACCGAGCGTACGGCCGAGGCAACAACCGTGATCGTGGCCGATGGGATCGGCACAGGCATCAAGGCGAGGGTTGCCGCTGTCATGTGCGCCTCCCGTCTCATGGAGCTCATCCGGGTGGGCTTCACGCTTCGTGAGGCATGCCAGAAGGTCGTCGAGACCATGCACGCGGCACGGACCATGGACATTCCCTTCTCCGCCTTTTCCGTTTGCCGTGTCCTCGTGAGCGGCCACGCGACGGTGGTCTCCTACGAGATCCCCTCTCCCATCCTCATCAACAACCGCCTGGCCGCTTACCTGCCGAAGCAGCGTGTCTTTCCCATGGGTCTCGAGATGGTGGGCGAGGTCAACTGCATGCTCGAATACGGTGACAGCGTCGTCATGGTAAGCGACGGGGTCAGTCAGGCAGGCCTCGGCCAGCAGTACCGCATGGGCTGGGGCATTCAGGGGGCCTGCGACTTCATAAACGGCCTCCTTGCGCAGGGCACGCTCATGAAGGACATCCCCGGCAGGATCGTGGCCAACGTGCGGGATATCTCGGGCGCGACGTACGGGGATGACACCACGTGCAGTCTCCTGCTCTGCCGCGAGGCACGGGTCCTCAACATCCTGACGGGGCCGCCGGCGCGGAAGATGGACGATGCCAGAGTGGTCAGGGAATTCATGGACACGAAGGGAATGAGGATCGTGTGCGGGTCGTCCACCGCCGAGATCGTCGCCCGCAATCTCGGCGTCCCTGTCGAGATGAAGAACATGTCAAATGCCTACCATAAACCACCGTCTTATGATATAAAAGGCGTGGACTATGCGACGGAGGGTGCGATCACCCTCAACCAGGTGTACAATATCCTGGGGGAGGCACCCGAGAAACTCGAGCCTGATTCATCAGTTTCAGATCTCTACAGGTTCTTCCACGCCTCCGATACGATCAATTTCCTCGTTGGAACGGCGGCAAATCCGGGACACGAACATATAGTCTTCAGGCAGATGGGTGTATACCCGAGAGACGTTATCGTCAGGCTCCTCGCGGACAAACTGAGATCCATGGGGAAGCTGGTGAATATCATATATCTATAG
- a CDS encoding 4Fe-4S binding protein, translating to MLETQKPQIVYTLTARCRDCYRCLRACPVKAIRMQNGQAYVDEKRCIACGTCIRECPQQAKTFRSDINVAQSLIDEGHFVAASIAPSFPAVFNKWQRSRLASALRALGIRYVGQTSHGAYQVSLESQRLAKADTTKPHITTACPALINYIEKYKPELIDYLLPIASPMVAHARLLKEKLGKDTKVIFIGPCVAKKSELNRPDIAGVVDCVLTFKELNAWLEQKNIDLSMCEESSFDEKPVHNAQLYPLPGGLIKTAGLDDDGLNLSLLRVDSPQGVRELLNGVGEDTGHALIEPLFCSQGCINGPGVDSGKNLFERRQEIIEYTAESAAVSITPDPVESDLLKAAFTRNDSGPSPGNITEQQIQEVLARTGKQDPEQQLNCGACGYDSCREKAIAVVLGMAEPEMCIPYMRRLAERRTDQIFSTTPNGVLLLDDELNILGMNPAFKKFFSCSDVILGRHISYLMDPAPFEKLISGITETMDITVLHRPYNLLCRQLLYMLKEDKQIVGIFINITSQQEHEKKLKEIRSQTVEQANELLEHQIKMAQNIAQFLGESTARGEELVRKLMSLSEGDESSTR from the coding sequence ATGCTTGAAACACAGAAACCGCAGATCGTCTACACGCTGACAGCCCGCTGCCGGGACTGCTACAGGTGCCTCAGGGCCTGTCCCGTGAAGGCGATCCGCATGCAGAACGGGCAGGCGTACGTGGATGAGAAACGCTGCATCGCCTGCGGCACCTGCATCAGGGAATGCCCCCAGCAGGCAAAAACATTCCGCAGTGACATCAACGTGGCTCAGAGCCTCATTGACGAAGGGCACTTTGTCGCTGCCAGCATAGCCCCTTCCTTTCCTGCCGTGTTCAACAAATGGCAGCGCTCGCGTCTGGCATCGGCCCTCCGCGCCCTTGGCATCCGCTACGTGGGGCAAACATCCCACGGGGCATACCAGGTATCACTCGAATCACAGAGGCTCGCCAAAGCGGATACGACAAAGCCCCACATAACCACGGCGTGTCCCGCCCTGATAAACTACATCGAAAAGTACAAACCCGAGCTGATCGACTACCTGCTCCCCATCGCATCCCCGATGGTGGCGCACGCCAGGCTCCTCAAAGAAAAACTCGGCAAGGACACCAAGGTCATCTTCATCGGCCCCTGTGTGGCCAAAAAATCCGAATTGAACCGGCCGGACATTGCCGGCGTCGTGGATTGCGTCCTCACCTTCAAGGAACTCAACGCCTGGCTTGAGCAGAAGAACATTGACCTGTCCATGTGCGAGGAGAGCAGCTTCGACGAAAAGCCCGTCCACAATGCGCAATTGTACCCGTTGCCCGGTGGTCTCATCAAGACGGCCGGCCTCGACGACGATGGATTGAACCTCAGCCTTCTGCGCGTCGACAGCCCCCAGGGCGTTCGCGAACTCCTGAACGGTGTCGGAGAAGACACGGGGCACGCCCTCATTGAACCCCTGTTCTGCAGCCAGGGGTGCATCAACGGTCCCGGCGTAGACTCCGGCAAGAACCTCTTCGAACGCAGGCAGGAGATCATCGAATACACTGCGGAAAGCGCGGCCGTCTCGATCACTCCCGACCCCGTGGAAAGCGATCTCCTGAAGGCCGCCTTCACCAGGAACGACAGCGGCCCATCGCCGGGCAACATTACGGAACAGCAGATCCAGGAGGTCCTGGCGCGCACCGGCAAACAGGACCCCGAACAACAGCTGAACTGCGGGGCCTGCGGTTACGACAGCTGCAGGGAAAAGGCCATCGCCGTGGTTCTCGGCATGGCGGAACCCGAGATGTGCATCCCCTACATGAGACGTCTAGCGGAAAGACGCACGGACCAGATCTTCAGCACCACGCCCAACGGCGTTCTCCTGCTCGACGATGAACTGAACATCCTCGGCATGAACCCGGCGTTCAAGAAGTTCTTTTCCTGCAGCGACGTCATTCTGGGGCGGCACATATCCTATCTCATGGACCCGGCTCCCTTCGAGAAGCTCATATCCGGCATCACGGAGACCATGGACATCACCGTCCTGCACCGCCCGTACAACCTCCTGTGCCGCCAACTCCTGTACATGCTCAAGGAGGACAAGCAGATCGTCGGTATCTTCATCAACATAACGAGCCAGCAGGAACACGAGAAGAAGCTCAAGGAGATCCGTTCCCAGACGGTGGAACAGGCAAACGAACTCCTTGAACACCAGATAAAGATGGCCCAGAACATAGCGCAGTTCCTGGGTGAGAGCACCGCCCGCGGTGAGGAACTGGTGAGAAAACTGATGAGTCTGAGCGAAGGCGATGAAAGCAGTACCCGATGA
- a CDS encoding 4Fe-4S dicluster domain-containing protein: MNGDVVYIDNKEISIENEQNLLELVRKARIDLPTFCYHSELSIYGACRLCMVQVEGMGLVPACSTPPAPDMKVSTNTEEIRKMRRIIVELLLANHSQNCPTCQKSTTCQLQALAKRFGITKVRFKNQLKEMPLDESSPSIVRDPNKCVLCGDCVRICSEVQGVGAIDFAYRGAQTVVIPSFGKALDKVECVNCGQCVRVCPTGALTPKSEVDDVWADIHNPSRVVVAQVAPAVRVAVGEMFGLPPGTTTTGQIAAALRAIGFDKIYDTSFTADLTVLEEGNEFIKRVTAGDRIPQFTSCCPAWVKFVEQYYPEFVDHLSSCRSPQQMFGALAKEMLSSELNVKREDVIVVSIMPCTAKKFEAKRPEFERDGVRDVDHVLTTQEFGRMIEEAGLNFRELGLESFDLPFGFKTGAGVIFGNSGGVSEAVLRYVTERLTDQRLDSYEFASVRGEDGLREAKLTVAGKTFTLAVVSGLGNTRRVLEKIKSGETHYDLVEVMACPGGCVGGAGQPVFSDQAVRQKRTKGLYENDRMLELHKSQDNPYIKNLYENVLGDVGSHKAHELLHTSYRTRKRISDEDVDINAGGERSVDVSVCFGTSCFLKGSQKLLRDILEHIRSNGLGGRVNVKASFCFEKCKTGPTIKVGSRIIEGCTIERAIEAIKREGVDLAEEVRQNA; the protein is encoded by the coding sequence ATGAACGGCGACGTTGTCTACATCGATAATAAAGAGATATCCATTGAGAACGAGCAGAACCTCCTGGAGCTTGTCAGGAAGGCGAGGATCGATCTGCCCACCTTCTGCTACCATTCGGAGTTGAGCATATACGGCGCCTGCAGGCTATGCATGGTGCAGGTCGAGGGTATGGGCCTCGTTCCGGCCTGCTCCACCCCGCCCGCCCCCGATATGAAGGTGAGTACCAACACGGAGGAGATCCGGAAGATGCGCAGGATCATCGTGGAGCTTCTCCTTGCCAACCACAGCCAGAACTGCCCCACCTGCCAGAAGAGCACCACCTGCCAGCTTCAGGCGCTCGCGAAACGATTCGGCATCACGAAGGTGCGTTTCAAGAACCAGCTGAAAGAAATGCCCCTCGACGAATCCTCACCGTCCATCGTCAGGGACCCGAACAAGTGTGTCCTCTGCGGCGACTGCGTGCGCATCTGCTCCGAAGTGCAGGGTGTCGGCGCCATCGACTTCGCCTACAGGGGAGCGCAAACGGTCGTCATCCCTTCTTTCGGCAAGGCGCTCGACAAGGTGGAATGCGTCAATTGCGGACAGTGTGTCCGCGTCTGTCCCACCGGTGCCCTCACTCCGAAATCCGAGGTCGATGACGTGTGGGCCGACATTCACAACCCCTCCAGGGTCGTGGTGGCGCAGGTGGCTCCCGCTGTAAGGGTAGCCGTTGGAGAGATGTTCGGCCTCCCCCCGGGAACCACAACCACGGGGCAGATCGCGGCGGCACTGAGAGCGATCGGCTTCGACAAGATCTATGACACATCCTTCACCGCCGATCTTACCGTGCTGGAAGAAGGCAACGAATTCATAAAGCGTGTCACGGCCGGCGACAGAATACCGCAGTTCACGTCATGCTGCCCGGCGTGGGTCAAGTTCGTCGAGCAATACTATCCGGAGTTCGTGGACCATCTTTCAAGTTGCCGTTCGCCACAGCAGATGTTCGGCGCCCTGGCGAAGGAAATGCTCTCCAGCGAGCTGAACGTTAAGCGCGAGGATGTGATCGTTGTTTCCATAATGCCCTGCACGGCGAAGAAGTTCGAGGCGAAAAGGCCGGAATTCGAGAGGGACGGGGTGCGGGATGTGGACCATGTCCTCACCACCCAGGAATTCGGCAGGATGATCGAAGAAGCCGGTCTCAATTTCAGGGAACTGGGCCTGGAATCGTTCGATCTGCCTTTCGGCTTCAAGACCGGTGCCGGGGTCATCTTCGGCAATTCCGGAGGTGTCAGCGAGGCCGTTCTGCGCTACGTCACCGAAAGACTCACAGACCAGAGACTCGACAGCTACGAGTTTGCCTCTGTCCGCGGAGAGGATGGCCTTCGCGAGGCAAAACTCACCGTGGCGGGCAAGACTTTCACCCTCGCCGTCGTCAGCGGCCTCGGCAACACGAGGCGTGTCCTCGAGAAAATAAAATCCGGGGAGACCCACTACGACCTCGTCGAGGTAATGGCGTGCCCCGGCGGCTGCGTCGGCGGCGCCGGCCAGCCCGTTTTCTCCGACCAGGCCGTCAGGCAGAAAAGGACAAAGGGCCTCTACGAGAACGACCGCATGCTGGAACTCCATAAGTCCCAGGACAACCCCTACATCAAGAACCTCTACGAGAACGTCCTCGGTGACGTGGGAAGCCACAAAGCCCACGAACTCCTCCACACGAGCTACAGGACCCGAAAACGTATATCCGATGAGGATGTTGACATAAACGCCGGCGGCGAGAGAAGTGTCGACGTCAGCGTCTGCTTCGGCACCAGTTGCTTCCTCAAGGGCTCCCAGAAGCTGCTCCGTGATATACTTGAGCATATACGTTCAAACGGCCTCGGCGGCAGGGTGAACGTGAAAGCTTCTTTTTGCTTTGAGAAATGCAAGACTGGACCGACAATAAAGGTAGGGAGCAGGATCATTGAAGGCTGCACCATAGAAAGGGCCATCGAGGCCATCAAGCGCGAGGGGGTGGACCTCGCCGAAGAGGTAAGGCAGAATGCTTGA